Proteins encoded in a region of the Micropterus dolomieu isolate WLL.071019.BEF.003 ecotype Adirondacks linkage group LG09, ASM2129224v1, whole genome shotgun sequence genome:
- the ccdc126 gene encoding coiled-coil domain-containing protein 126 has translation MLGALLRRNMSQKLSVLLLVFGLAWGLMLLRYTVQQPRHQSSTELREQILELSRRYVKVLTEENQNAPGGPQGTSMAGYADLKRTIAVLLDDILTRLVKLEGKIELVVNASSTNTSNTAGGVLASASAALQKSSKQETPGSHQRMSRLHPHIPNRPRPHQGA, from the exons ATGCTCGGTGCGCTCCTGCGGAGAAACATGTCCCAAAAGCTGagtgtgctgctgctggtttttGGTCTGGCGTGGGGGCTTATGCTGCTGCGCTACACTGTGCAGCAGCCTCGCCATCAGAGCAGCACAGAGCTTCGTGAGCAGATCCTGGAGCTCAGCCGACGGTATGTCAAGGTCCTGACAGAGGAAAACCAGAATGCGCCAGGTGGGCCGCAGGGAACATCCATGGCTGGTTATG CTGATCTGAAGAGGACTATCGCTGTTTTACTGGATGACATTCTGACACGGCTGGTCAAACTGGAGGGGAAAATCGAGTTGGTGGTCAATGCCTCGTCCACTAACACCTCCAACACAGCGGGGGGCGTCCTTGCCTCCGCTTCCGCTGCACTACAGAAATCCTCAAAGCAGGAGACACCTGGCAGCCACCAAAGGATGTCACGCCTTCACCCACACATCCCTAATAGGCCTCGTCCACATCAAGGAGCATAG